The Thermosinus carboxydivorans Nor1 DNA segment CATTGAGCGAGCCCGCTTGCGGTTAATCCAACAATTTGAGCAAAAACGGGGTTCGCGGCTTATTACCATGATTCACCGGCAGGAGGCCATCAGTCTACTCGGAGTACCTATTAGCCGGTATATCAATATCGAGGATTCGGAACACATCCTGCGGGCGATCCGGCTTACGCCTGACGATATGCCCATAGACCTGGTGCTTCATACCCCGGGTGGGCTGGTGCTGGCGTCGGAGCAAATCGCCCATGCGCTGATGCGCCATCCGGCCAAAGTGACTGTGTTCGTTCCCCACTACGCCATGAGCGGCGGTACAATGATCGCGCTGGCCGCCGATGAAATCGTCATGGACTGCAATGCCGTGTTGGGCCCGGTTGATCCGCAGCTCGGCCAATATCCGGCGGCGTCGATCCTGAAGGCGGTGAAGCAAAAGAGTATTGACCGGGTGGATGACAACACCCTTATAATGGCGGATATCGCCGAAAAGGCCATCAAGCAGGTAGAGGATTTCGTCGCCCGGCTGCTGTCCGACAAAATGGACGCCGAGAAGGCCCGCGAGCTGGCCAAAATGCTGACCGAAGGCCGCTGGACCCACGATTATCCCATTACTTGCGACAAGCTAAAAGAAATGAATCTGCCAATTAATCCTGATTTACCGCCGGAAATTTTTGAGCTTATGGAGCTTTATCCCCAGCCCGCCCAACGGCGTCCGTCGGTGCAATACATCCCTCTCCCCTACGGCCGGGAAGATACGAAAAAGCCAGCGTAATCGCACCAATCCCTGGTTCGCACGAACCGGGGATTTTTAACTATATCAGAAAGTATAAGTTTTTAACCGCGAAGATAATCATGCCAATAAATGGCACCACAAGTCAGAAAAACCGGGATTGAACCGCGGAGCGCACGGAGAGTGCGATATACATCGCACTTGGGGTTTTAATTAATTTTAATAGAATTTTATCTCCGTGTCCTCTGCGGTTCCAATACTCACCGTGTGATGTTACCGGTTTTCAGGGTAGACCCCCCAT contains these protein-coding regions:
- a CDS encoding SDH family Clp fold serine proteinase, producing the protein MDFSGIFWLLFFVFTVWPMFKQQNIERARLRLIQQFEQKRGSRLITMIHRQEAISLLGVPISRYINIEDSEHILRAIRLTPDDMPIDLVLHTPGGLVLASEQIAHALMRHPAKVTVFVPHYAMSGGTMIALAADEIVMDCNAVLGPVDPQLGQYPAASILKAVKQKSIDRVDDNTLIMADIAEKAIKQVEDFVARLLSDKMDAEKARELAKMLTEGRWTHDYPITCDKLKEMNLPINPDLPPEIFELMELYPQPAQRRPSVQYIPLPYGREDTKKPA